A part of Gemmatimonas groenlandica genomic DNA contains:
- a CDS encoding cation diffusion facilitator family transporter, whose protein sequence is MSSDPSSRPPVPQSQRLAQLGLVINAGLAVIKLVAGLLGNSYALVADAVESSTDMIGSLVVWSGLRIASRDPDELYPFGYGRAEALAAATVSALMLGAATGIAIEAIAEIRTPHHAPAWWTLLVLAMVIVVKELLAKRVMAVSEVSGSVVVAADAWHHRADAITSGAAFIGIALALVGGPGWEPADDWAALVAAGVIVINGSLLLRTALRDLMDRAPEPSVLATVSDAARGTPGVLAIEKLKIRKSGTAFYVDIHVQADPALSLHDAHILSGMVKTAIRQRVPAAMGVLIHMEPFEPTEEA, encoded by the coding sequence ATGAGCTCGGACCCTTCTTCCCGTCCCCCCGTTCCCCAGTCCCAGCGGCTCGCGCAACTCGGATTGGTGATCAATGCGGGGTTGGCGGTGATCAAGCTGGTGGCCGGGCTGCTCGGGAATTCCTACGCATTGGTCGCCGACGCCGTCGAGAGTTCGACTGACATGATCGGTTCGCTGGTAGTCTGGAGTGGTCTCCGGATCGCCAGCCGGGATCCCGACGAGCTCTATCCGTTCGGCTACGGACGCGCCGAGGCGCTCGCAGCGGCCACCGTGTCCGCTCTTATGCTCGGCGCCGCGACGGGCATCGCCATCGAAGCCATCGCGGAGATTCGCACGCCGCACCATGCGCCCGCCTGGTGGACACTGCTCGTGTTGGCGATGGTCATCGTGGTCAAGGAACTGCTCGCCAAGCGGGTGATGGCCGTCAGCGAGGTGTCAGGTAGCGTCGTCGTCGCGGCCGACGCGTGGCATCATCGCGCCGACGCGATCACCTCCGGTGCGGCCTTCATCGGCATCGCCCTCGCACTGGTCGGCGGTCCCGGGTGGGAGCCGGCGGATGATTGGGCGGCGCTGGTGGCGGCCGGCGTCATCGTGATCAACGGCAGCCTGTTGCTGCGCACCGCGCTGCGTGATTTGATGGATCGTGCGCCTGAACCGTCCGTGCTGGCGACGGTGTCGGACGCCGCGCGTGGCACGCCCGGTGTGCTCGCCATCGAGAAGCTCAAAATCCGCAAATCCGGTACTGCATTCTACGTCGACATTCACGTGCAGGCCGATCCTGCGCTTTCGCTCCATGACGCGCACATTCTGTCCGGTATGGTGAAAACCGCGATTCGGCAGCGGGTGCCGGCGGCCATGGGAGTGCTGATTCACATGGAGCCGTTCGAGCCGACGGAGGAAGCATGA
- a CDS encoding lysophospholipid acyltransferase family protein, with protein sequence MPAPSSKPTAKPEAKPATLSHRLEYIGTRIAVFGLRLLGWRGASWVGGLIGRFVYSPVGIRAGVVERQIAAAFPDFSRERVLEVSRRSYDSLGRTSIETAVLPGTSSQHVLDRVERVKGWELVEAAMAKGKGLLIVTGHLGNWEFGGAYFAARGIPIDVVARGMANPIFDAYLTRTRREIGMEVIHDKDAVRRTPRSLRENRAIAFVSDHDALGLASTFVPFFGRPAKTPRGPAVFSLRFDVPTVFVGVVRQPSGRYAILIEPVEVERTGDREVDIDAIVLRYTQILERLVREYPEQYFWQHRRWRRQPPDTPPHLGEP encoded by the coding sequence GTGCCCGCGCCGTCGAGCAAGCCCACGGCGAAGCCGGAGGCGAAGCCTGCGACGCTCTCGCACCGGCTGGAGTACATCGGGACGCGCATCGCGGTGTTCGGGCTCCGGCTTCTCGGCTGGCGCGGTGCGAGTTGGGTGGGGGGCCTGATCGGACGCTTTGTGTATAGCCCCGTGGGCATCCGGGCCGGCGTCGTGGAGCGGCAGATTGCTGCCGCCTTTCCCGACTTTTCCCGTGAGCGCGTGCTCGAGGTGTCGCGCCGATCGTACGATAGCCTCGGCCGAACGTCCATCGAAACGGCGGTGCTCCCGGGGACCTCGTCGCAGCACGTGCTCGACCGGGTGGAACGCGTCAAAGGCTGGGAGCTGGTCGAGGCGGCGATGGCCAAAGGCAAGGGTCTGCTCATCGTGACCGGCCATTTGGGGAACTGGGAGTTCGGCGGCGCGTACTTCGCGGCGCGCGGTATTCCCATCGATGTCGTGGCCCGTGGCATGGCCAACCCGATCTTCGATGCCTATCTCACACGCACGCGGCGAGAGATCGGCATGGAAGTGATTCACGACAAGGATGCCGTGCGGCGTACGCCGCGATCGCTGCGGGAGAACCGCGCCATCGCTTTTGTGAGCGACCACGACGCCCTGGGGCTCGCCAGCACCTTCGTGCCCTTCTTCGGCCGCCCGGCCAAGACGCCGCGCGGCCCCGCCGTGTTCTCATTGCGCTTCGATGTCCCCACGGTGTTCGTGGGTGTCGTTCGTCAGCCCAGCGGGCGCTATGCGATCCTCATCGAGCCGGTGGAGGTCGAACGCACTGGGGATCGCGAGGTTGATATCGACGCGATCGTGCTGCGCTACACGCAGATCCTCGAGCGCCTCGTCCGCGAGTACCCTGAGCAATACTTCTGGCAGCATCGGCGTTGGCGTCGCCAGCCGCCCGATACGCCGCCGCATCTGGGCGAGCCGTAA
- a CDS encoding DUF4403 family protein, with product MKQTDLLWKVALLATGFLSACRSESLTPSAPTSRPGMRNIPELPSMPVSIVDAPISYALEPALVALEQAVPTRFGDLEKRVQIPSNKRQAVAFAAKRTPFAVKFDGQKLTLTTTVSYTGRGWYKPVIGPTLSASCGTDDAPPRLNVVLSTDIGLNPAWVLESHSRVASLRAASSDVRDACLVTFLKIDVTDQVIRAVRPLLASKLPALDRKIAAFDVRKRVEKWYGMLQRPIRVRDSLWLELSPEQLRLGEFSLQDSALVATIRLYAHPRLVAGPQPIDPKSPLPPLSPALKEVGDSARIRIEGLLPYDVASSTLSRELIGRKFRRFGRSVRLDSIAVSPLDDGRVVLAVRVSGDIDGTAYLVGTPQLDQATRALIVPDLDFDVSTSNALVQGLAWLRKGDMVAQLRKQARFPLDTILEETRTKVEGALNRDLTSGVELSGTVRTGKLLDVLVHPRWLVVRAEAAGTLALAVDRPIKVKKKIGAAR from the coding sequence ATGAAGCAAACTGATCTCCTGTGGAAGGTGGCTCTGCTCGCGACCGGCTTTCTCAGCGCGTGCCGCAGCGAATCACTGACGCCCTCGGCCCCGACCTCTCGACCGGGGATGCGCAACATTCCTGAATTGCCGTCGATGCCGGTGTCGATTGTCGATGCGCCGATCAGCTACGCACTCGAGCCCGCACTCGTGGCACTCGAGCAAGCGGTGCCGACACGCTTCGGCGATCTCGAGAAGCGCGTGCAGATTCCGAGCAACAAGCGGCAGGCGGTAGCCTTCGCCGCCAAGCGCACGCCATTCGCGGTCAAGTTCGACGGCCAGAAGCTCACGTTGACGACCACCGTCTCCTACACTGGCCGCGGATGGTACAAGCCGGTGATCGGTCCGACGCTCAGCGCGTCGTGTGGAACGGATGACGCGCCACCGCGGCTCAATGTCGTGCTGTCCACCGACATCGGGCTCAATCCGGCGTGGGTGTTGGAGTCGCATTCGCGCGTGGCATCGCTACGTGCGGCGTCGAGCGATGTGCGTGACGCCTGCTTGGTCACGTTCCTCAAGATCGATGTCACCGATCAAGTGATTCGCGCCGTCCGACCGCTGCTGGCGTCGAAGCTGCCTGCCCTCGACCGCAAGATCGCTGCATTCGACGTGCGTAAGCGCGTCGAGAAGTGGTACGGCATGCTGCAACGTCCCATTCGTGTGCGCGACAGCCTCTGGCTCGAACTGTCGCCGGAGCAGCTCCGACTGGGCGAGTTCTCGCTGCAGGACAGCGCGCTGGTGGCGACGATTCGCCTCTACGCCCATCCGCGCCTGGTGGCCGGCCCGCAGCCGATCGACCCCAAGTCGCCGTTGCCGCCGCTCTCGCCTGCACTCAAAGAGGTCGGCGACAGCGCCCGCATTCGCATCGAGGGCTTGCTCCCCTACGACGTGGCGTCGTCGACGCTGTCGCGTGAGTTGATCGGCCGGAAGTTTCGACGGTTCGGCCGCTCGGTCCGCCTCGACTCGATCGCCGTCTCCCCGCTCGACGACGGCCGGGTCGTGCTCGCGGTGCGCGTGAGCGGTGACATCGACGGCACGGCGTATCTGGTCGGCACCCCGCAACTCGATCAGGCCACACGTGCCCTGATCGTTCCCGATCTGGATTTCGACGTCTCCACCAGCAATGCGCTCGTGCAGGGCCTCGCGTGGCTCCGCAAGGGCGACATGGTCGCTCAGTTGCGCAAGCAGGCCCGCTTCCCCCTCGACACCATTCTCGAGGAAACGCGGACCAAGGTGGAAGGCGCGTTGAACCGGGATCTCACCAGCGGAGTCGAGCTGTCGGGAACGGTGCGAACTGGCAAACTGCTGGACGTCCTGGTTCATCCCCGCTGGCTCGTCGTGCGGGCAGAAGCCGCCGGTACACTGGCGCTCGCAGTCGACCGTCCCATCAAGGTCAAGAAGAAGATCGGCGCGGCGCGCTGA
- a CDS encoding OmpA family protein, whose product MRTLHKFIIGATLSVALPASAFAQRQGAIELGAFGRVTKFADTLKLDTGLGLGGRAGIYAFKNWLLEMELSYADVDVNLPRTGDTSRDTLNKVSHALWAYRLTYNHPLSDRLKLLAGAGYAYDSYGRVRIVAPRGGGPQGLLGLRYVINDRLSARFEGTGTYVLPADDDAKPVARAAAFNLGAQAGLSLSFFTRDPKPRMQYDTVRVSQRDTVYVNRIDTVRIAGPAARPIVIGAINFAFNKSDISNEAKTILDVIAASLVEPTNSSRTITVTGNTDAIGSERYNETLGQARADQAKAYLVSKGVAESRVVARTQGEKDPVAPNTTDNGRATNRRVLVMLTN is encoded by the coding sequence ATGCGTACCCTGCACAAGTTCATCATCGGTGCCACGCTCAGCGTTGCACTTCCGGCGTCCGCGTTCGCGCAGCGTCAAGGTGCCATCGAACTCGGCGCCTTCGGCCGTGTCACCAAGTTTGCCGACACGCTGAAGCTTGACACCGGTCTCGGCCTCGGTGGCCGCGCCGGTATCTACGCGTTCAAGAACTGGCTCCTTGAAATGGAGCTCAGCTACGCCGATGTCGACGTCAACCTGCCGCGCACCGGCGACACGTCGCGCGACACCCTCAACAAGGTGTCCCACGCGTTGTGGGCCTACCGTCTGACGTACAACCATCCGCTCTCCGATCGCCTCAAGCTGCTGGCCGGAGCGGGCTATGCGTATGACTCGTATGGCCGCGTGCGCATCGTGGCACCGCGTGGTGGTGGCCCGCAGGGCCTGCTCGGCTTGCGCTACGTCATCAATGATCGCCTCTCGGCGCGCTTTGAAGGCACCGGCACGTACGTGCTGCCGGCCGACGACGACGCCAAGCCGGTGGCTCGTGCCGCCGCGTTCAACCTCGGCGCTCAGGCTGGCCTGAGCCTGTCATTCTTCACTCGCGACCCCAAGCCGCGCATGCAGTATGACACCGTGCGCGTATCACAGCGCGACACGGTCTACGTGAATCGCATCGACACCGTTCGCATCGCCGGGCCGGCGGCCCGTCCGATCGTGATCGGCGCGATCAACTTCGCGTTCAACAAGAGCGATATCTCGAACGAAGCGAAGACGATCCTCGACGTCATTGCGGCGTCGCTGGTCGAGCCGACCAACTCTTCGCGCACGATCACCGTCACGGGTAACACCGACGCGATCGGCTCGGAGCGCTACAATGAAACGCTGGGTCAGGCCCGCGCCGATCAGGCGAAGGCCTACCTCGTGTCGAAGGGCGTGGCGGAATCGCGTGTCGTGGCGCGTACGCAGGGTGAGAAGGACCCGGTTGCTCCGAACACGACCGACAACGGCCGTGCGACGAACCGCCGCGTCTTGGTGATGCTGACCAACTAA
- the fabG gene encoding 3-oxoacyl-ACP reductase FabG, with the protein MHIDLTQRVAVVTGGANGIGRATARRLAQSGARVAIWDRVAALGNSVAAELASEGLEVVFVEADVTQRDSVEAAVTATVARFGGIDILINNAGVTRDAQLVKIKDGAVTGGMTDDEFDTVIAVNLKGVYTCTQAVVPELLKRGGGRIVNASSVVALNGNFGQTNYVATKAGVIGMTQVWARELGKRNITVNAIAPGFIATEMTARMPASALEAMQAHTPAGRLGSPEDVANAYCFLASEFAAYINGAVLTVDGGLVIGT; encoded by the coding sequence ATGCATATCGATCTGACACAGCGCGTCGCGGTAGTGACCGGCGGCGCAAACGGCATTGGACGCGCCACGGCGCGTCGTCTCGCGCAAAGTGGCGCCCGCGTCGCGATTTGGGATCGCGTTGCCGCGCTCGGTAACTCCGTTGCAGCCGAGCTTGCCAGTGAAGGATTGGAGGTCGTGTTCGTCGAGGCCGACGTGACACAGCGCGACAGCGTCGAGGCAGCAGTAACCGCAACCGTGGCACGCTTCGGCGGCATCGACATTCTCATCAACAACGCCGGCGTCACGCGAGACGCGCAGTTGGTGAAGATCAAGGACGGTGCCGTGACGGGAGGCATGACGGACGACGAGTTCGATACCGTCATCGCCGTGAATCTCAAAGGGGTATACACGTGCACGCAGGCCGTGGTCCCCGAGCTGCTGAAACGCGGCGGCGGACGTATCGTGAACGCATCGTCGGTGGTGGCGCTCAATGGCAACTTCGGTCAGACCAACTACGTGGCCACGAAGGCCGGCGTCATCGGCATGACGCAGGTGTGGGCGCGGGAACTCGGTAAGCGAAACATCACCGTGAACGCGATCGCGCCGGGGTTCATTGCCACTGAGATGACCGCCCGAATGCCGGCGTCGGCGCTCGAGGCCATGCAGGCGCACACACCAGCCGGTCGCCTCGGCTCACCCGAGGACGTGGCGAACGCCTACTGTTTTCTCGCGTCCGAGTTCGCCGCGTACATCAATGGCGCCGTGCTCACCGTGGACGGCGGTCTGGTGATCGGCACCTAA
- a CDS encoding PPK2 family polyphosphate kinase, translating into MANPTSSLRLSPVDLDEKIKLGSKAARIESSLDKTELEAATATLLARLSELQDAFHADGRHALLLVLQGRDASGKDGVIKTVYGAFNPTGVHVAAFGPPTPLELRHDFLWRAHQVVPPRGMIGVFNRSHYEDVLAVRVRELVPEPVWRARYDHINTFERMLTDSGVIIRKCMLHVSREEQHDRLKARLDDPTKNWKFRLEDLKDRDRWDAYTDAYREMLERCSTPWAPWYVVPSDDKAVRNHLIARMLVETLESTKSAYPPMDEAVRAAAKGFA; encoded by the coding sequence ATGGCGAATCCTACGTCGTCGCTGCGGCTGTCGCCGGTCGACCTGGACGAGAAGATCAAACTCGGGAGTAAGGCGGCGCGGATCGAGAGCTCGCTCGACAAGACCGAACTGGAGGCGGCCACCGCCACGCTCCTCGCACGGCTATCAGAACTGCAGGACGCCTTTCACGCCGACGGACGCCACGCGTTGCTGTTGGTCCTGCAGGGCCGAGATGCCTCGGGAAAGGACGGGGTCATCAAGACGGTGTACGGCGCGTTCAATCCCACCGGCGTACACGTGGCGGCCTTCGGCCCGCCTACGCCGCTCGAACTGCGTCATGACTTCCTCTGGCGCGCGCATCAGGTAGTGCCGCCGCGTGGCATGATTGGCGTCTTCAACCGGTCGCATTACGAAGACGTCCTTGCGGTGCGTGTACGCGAGCTGGTACCCGAGCCGGTGTGGCGCGCCCGGTACGATCACATCAACACGTTCGAGCGCATGCTCACCGACAGCGGTGTCATCATTCGCAAGTGTATGCTCCACGTGTCCCGTGAAGAACAACATGATCGCTTGAAGGCACGACTCGACGATCCGACGAAGAACTGGAAGTTCCGGCTGGAAGATCTGAAAGATCGCGATCGATGGGATGCGTATACCGACGCGTATCGAGAGATGCTCGAACGCTGCAGTACGCCCTGGGCACCGTGGTACGTGGTTCCATCCGACGACAAGGCGGTGCGCAATCATCTCATCGCCCGGATGCTGGTGGAGACGCTCGAGTCTACCAAGTCGGCGTATCCGCCGATGGACGAGGCCGTGCGGGCCGCTGCCAAGGGTTTCGCGTGA
- a CDS encoding pyridoxamine 5'-phosphate oxidase family protein: MTKPPDFHVIDRSECEALLTAQHVGRLAFTFRDRVDIEPIHYVYANGHIYGRTQYGTKVNVLAHHPWIAFEVDEITALFEWRSVVVHGRIEFPDPDGPPEDVERFGQAVEMFRTLVPTAFDANDPTPARELAFVIAVQEMTGRAATIGGTD, from the coding sequence ATGACCAAGCCGCCTGATTTTCACGTAATCGATCGATCGGAATGCGAGGCGCTGCTCACGGCGCAGCACGTCGGTCGTCTCGCCTTCACTTTTCGCGATCGCGTCGACATCGAGCCGATCCACTACGTGTACGCGAATGGACACATCTACGGTCGCACGCAGTACGGCACCAAGGTGAACGTGCTCGCGCATCATCCGTGGATTGCGTTTGAGGTCGATGAGATCACGGCGCTGTTCGAGTGGCGCAGTGTGGTCGTGCACGGGCGCATCGAGTTTCCCGATCCTGACGGGCCACCGGAGGATGTCGAACGGTTCGGCCAGGCAGTAGAGATGTTTCGCACACTGGTGCCCACGGCCTTCGACGCGAACGACCCCACGCCAGCGCGCGAACTGGCGTTTGTGATCGCGGTGCAGGAGATGACGGGTCGCGCGGCCACGATCGGCGGGACCGACTGA
- the mtgA gene encoding monofunctional biosynthetic peptidoglycan transglycosylase: MSPFKKSKRPKTAKRVTGWRAIVKRLAMIALILMVLPIPFILLFAMVQPPITSVMLQRVVARTANGERPIWPAHTTVSRRELSPYLRRAVLASEDDRFYLHFGIDTVEINNALERRRRGGKLRGASTLTQQVAKNLFLWNGRSFVRKGIEAYIALLLELILSKERILDLYLNLAEWGPNAFGAEAAAQLHFRKSAADLTREEAARLAAILPAPRRWSPKGSIATRRAATILMRMQYAAPKTEPPAPSRKARKA, encoded by the coding sequence GTGAGCCCTTTCAAGAAGTCGAAACGCCCCAAGACCGCGAAGCGCGTCACCGGCTGGCGTGCCATCGTGAAGCGGCTGGCGATGATCGCGCTCATTCTCATGGTGTTGCCGATCCCGTTCATTCTGCTGTTCGCGATGGTACAGCCCCCCATCACATCGGTAATGCTGCAGCGCGTGGTCGCGCGGACCGCCAACGGCGAGCGGCCGATCTGGCCGGCGCATACCACGGTGTCGCGCCGCGAGTTGTCGCCGTATCTCCGCCGCGCGGTGCTGGCATCCGAAGACGATCGTTTCTATCTCCACTTCGGCATCGACACGGTGGAGATCAACAACGCGCTCGAACGCCGGCGCCGCGGCGGGAAGCTGCGTGGGGCATCCACGCTCACGCAGCAGGTGGCCAAGAATCTGTTCCTCTGGAACGGACGTTCCTTCGTGCGGAAGGGCATCGAAGCGTACATCGCGTTACTCCTCGAACTGATCCTGTCGAAGGAGCGGATTCTCGATCTGTATCTCAATTTGGCCGAATGGGGGCCAAACGCATTCGGCGCCGAGGCAGCCGCTCAGCTGCACTTTCGCAAAAGTGCAGCCGATCTGACGCGGGAGGAGGCTGCACGGCTGGCAGCCATTCTCCCGGCCCCGCGGCGGTGGTCGCCGAAGGGCTCGATCGCGACCCGACGCGCGGCGACGATTCTGATGCGGATGCAGTACGCCGCGCCGAAGACCGAACCGCCCGCACCGTCGAGAAAAGCACGCAAGGCTTAG